The Thalassomonas actiniarum genome contains the following window.
GCAGCGTATTGTGAACATCTTTGGCCATACGATTGGCATCACCACAGACATACAGATGAGCACCGCGCTCTAACCAGGCAAAAACATCTTTCGCCTGCTCTTTTAACCTGTCCTGAACATAGATTTTCTCTGCCTGGTCCCGGGAGAAAGCGACATTCATCTTAGTCAGCAGGCCGGATTTCAGATAATTCTGCCATTCCACCTGATAGAGGAAGTCCTGGGTAAAGGTTTGATCGCCAAAGAACATCCAGTTATCGCCACCGGCATCCCGGGCTTCGCGCTCTTGCATAAAGGCCCTGAACGGTGCAACACCTGTGCCCGGCCCGATCATGATCACCGGAGTATCATCACTTTCCGGCAAGCGGAAGTTATCATTATGTTCAATAAAAACTTTTACCTTGGCACCTTCTTCAAGACGTTGGGCCAGATAACCGGATGCGCCGCCAAGGCGGGTCTTGCCATCTCGCTCATAGCTCACCAGGCCTACGGTTAAATGAACTTCTTCATCCACTTCTGCCTGGCTCGAAGCAATAGAATACAGACGTGGCGTCATTTTACGTAAAGTGTCAATCAGCTCCTGAGGCGTCACTTTTGCCGGTGCTAATTTCAGGATATCCACCAGCTGATGATTCGCGGCAAATTCTCTTAAGGCATTTTTATCTTCAGCCAAAGCCAATAACTGGGCCGAAGCGGATGTTTTTGCCCAAAAATCAACAAATGACGGTGCCGTCTGGGTAATTTCAAACACAGAAACCAGGGCCTCACGGATAGCAAGTGTTTGCTCGCTATCGTCTTTGATGAAAGTTACCGGCTCATCTCCGGCAAAAGCTAATAGCTGGAGTAATTCATCTACCAGGGCCAGGTCATTTTCAAACCAGACACCCAGGGCATCACCCGGCTGATACTGTAATCCGGACTCGCCCAGGTCAATTTCGATATGACGGACATCTTTTGCCGACTCCCGGCCGGTGATCTTCTGGCTCACCAGAAATTCAGCGGCATAAGGATTTTGCTTGTTATAGCTGCTGACACTGCTGTTTGAAACCGGCAAATTCACCACAGGCGCCAGGGCATCATCAGATGACGTCAGCTCTTCCTTTAAGGTTTCAACAATTTGTGTGCTCCAGGCTTTGGCATCGCTGTCGTAGTCGACATCACAATCAACTCTGGCACTTACCTGGGTTGCCCCTAAGGCTTTAAGGCGTTCATCAAAATCTTTACCCGTCTGGCAGAAGAACTCATAACTGCTGTCCCCTAATGCCAACACACTGTATTTCAGGTTCGGCAGTTTCGGGGCCTTTTTCGAAAACAGGAACTCATGGAATTCAAGGCCGTCATCCGGCGCTTCACCTTCGCCGTTAGTACTGGCAACGATTAACAGGTGTGTTTCCGACTTCAACGACTTCGCTTTATAGTCGGCAACATTTTTTAAATTAACGCTGATACCTGCGGCTTCGGCGCTTTGCGCCAGCTGCTGTGCCACACCTTTGGCATTGCCGGTCTGGGAAACGTATAAAATGGTTAACGTCGATGAAACCGCCGCTTGCGCCGCCGGTAATACCGCCACCGAAGACTGCTCGCTTTTCGCGGCTAAATAACCACTGGCCCAGGCAAGCTGAAGTGGAGAATAACTACCTATGGTTTGTTGAAGAGATGCCAACTGATCCGCATCCAACATGGTTTGACTTAAATTTCGCTGCTTTGGCAACATAACAGATACTTCGCCCATTAAATTTGATAGCGACAGGATAGACAAAGCAAAACGAAATTAAAAAGAATAGAAAATGATTTTTTATTCCAAAAGTGTATATAAAAGTCAGTGAAGTGGAAAAGTGCTTTTTGCTCAGATAACAAACAGGTTTGCGCTTGTAAATTCCGCCTGTTGTTAAGTGAGACGCAAAACCCCCTTCATCCTGAATATCATCACTCTTTCACATCCATGTGATCATGACATACCGTTCATCCTGAACATCACCATTTTTTCACATCCATGTGATCATGGCATACCGTTCATCCTGAACATCACCATTTTTTCACATCCATGTGATCATGGCATACCGTTCATCCTGAACATACTTGCTCCTTTAAATCCTTTTAACCGCAAAATACCGTTCGTCCTGAACATAAAAAAGAGGCCGTAGCCTCTTTTCAAATAACAAAAGTTTAGTTGTTAATCCTAGACCATATCTTCAAACGGGTTCGTTGTCGGTAAAGTAATATCATGCTTAAACCCAGGTACGGATATCGACTGTTCGCTGATCTTGATATCATTCTCATCAATCTGACCCTGACCAAACTTATAGATCAAGCCAAACTGGCCATTGTCAGCATTTTGCTGGTAACGGGCCTGCGCCTGTTCTACCTGCTGCAATTTCTCCTGATAGCCGGCAAAAGCTTCTTTACCGTAACGTTTTTCCATCATCGACAGCGTCACCTTAGGTGAGAAGATGGCCGCCGTGGCATTATTACCGCCAAAACCCTTGGAGTTAATAAAAGCCACATCCATATCCGGGCAAGACCAGTGCTCGGTGGCGATATTTAATCTTTCATCATAAACATCATCCGCCACCTTATCGATAGTCGTCACTCCCGGCATAATATTATGGGCGAAAATTCCCAGCGCCATCGCCAGCTGATCGCCACTGGCAGGGCCTATGGTATGACCGACAAAGGCTTTAGGCGCTGCTACCGGCCAGTTGCTGATATTAAAACTGTCGGCAATGCGATCATAAATCAAGGATTCGGTTACCCGGTTTTGCGGGGTACTGGAACCGTGGGCGAGAATAAAGCTGCGCTGTTCCAGGGCTTCGCCCCCTAAAATGCTTTTTGCCAGCGCCACCGATTTTGCCATGGTAATATAATTACCCGGACCCGGGGCAGTAATGGATTTTTTGAAACCGTCGGCATTAACAAAAACATCGGCTACGGATCCCATGACCTGGGCGCCCATTTCCAGCGCTAGTTGATCATCCATCAATATCGCAAACTGGGCGCCTTCACCTATGGTAAAGCCGCAATTTTCCCCGAACGGACGGCTGGTTCTGCGGTGATCGACATTGTCTGTGCCATCAAGTCTTTTCAGGCCTTCTTCATTGGCCAGGGCGCTCATATTACCAAAACCTTCCACCACTTCAGGGGTCACGGCCGCTTCGGCACTGCCGACAATGGCCACGCGGATCCTGCCCGCCTGCATATCCTGCACGGCGGCGCGCATATTATATAAGAAAGTGGCACAGGCGCCGGAAGCGGTAAAGGTAGTACCGACATTACCGGTAACATAGGCGTTGATGAAATCGGTAGACATGGTATTTAAACCTAATGCCAGGTTTTTCGTCGACACCCTGTCACCGCGTAAGCGGTTGTTCATCATGCCGCCCAGGCCTTCATTTTGTACTTGCCCCATCACGGAAGCCGAGTACACACCGATCTGATCGGCGCCAATCTTTTCCAGGATATCTTCCCAGGCAATCCCGGTGGAATGTATCGCATCACTGGCGCCAAAAATGGTCGCCTGCAAACCTCTGGGCTGATAACGGCTGTTATAGAGGTTTTCCGGCTTAAAGCCGGTAGGAAACTGTCCAGCCGCCTTAATGGGGTTATCGCGCACCGAATGATGTTTAATATCTAAATTATCCGGAATTTCCACCTTCACCCGGCCACCATCAAGCTCAGTTACCTGCCAGCTTGAAGGCAATGGCGTAGGCAAATCACGTTTACGGGTTTCAAAACTAAAACCCTGCTCACTTGGGGTCAGGGTCATTTTCTGGTGCCAGGGGGTCGCATCAGGATCAAAATGGTTGCTTTCTATTTTCCGGATCAGGGTACCGCGGAGGATCTGCTCGCCAAAAACACTTTCAATATCGGCAGGTGCAATCGCCTTACCAGCCTGATCAAAAAGCTCGCCTTCTCGGTAGCTCACCAGATTCATTAATGTCGCCAAGCCGACAAACGTTTCCTGCCGTGCCCGGGCATTGAGTTTATCGATAACGATTCGGCGAAAGCCCTGATGAAACGATGTACGTCCTGCAGCGTTGATGCCGCCCATGCCAACAATAAGAGGTAAAGCCGTCATTAATAAACCTTTTACTTAATTCAATAGTTTTCTCAGATATTATTAGTTTATGTGCTTTACCCTAAAAATAATTAGCATATCAGGCCATATAAGATGCAAAAAAGGCCAAACAAAAGTAAACTGGCTCAATATAAAGAAAAGACATGACCCTCATGAGCCAAAAGCAAATCACCATAGCCCTACCGATTTATCAGCATGTACTGGCAACCAGCTTAACCTTACCGATAGAAATGTTACTTGCAGGAGAAGCTTTTGCCAGACGCCACGACAGGAATGCGGCTTCATTGAATATCCAGCTGGTCAGCCAGGATAACCAGGAAATTGCCTCCCGTGCCGGTATCAAACTCACACCTGATGCCCGGCTCCAGGACTGCCCGACCCCGGATATCGTGATTGTACCCAGCCTGTGGCGAAATCCCAGGCCGGTTTTACGCCAGCAGCAGGAGCTCATTCAATGGCTACATGATTTATGGCAACAGGGAACTACCCTGATAGGCACGGGTACCGGAGTATGTTTTCTGGCACAGTCGGGATTGCTCGATAACCATCCCGCCACCACCCACTGGCATTATGTCGAGCAATTTAAACGGGACTATCCGGCTGTGGTGCTGAAACCGGACTTCTTTATCACCCAGTCGGAGCGGATTTATTGTGCCGCCAGCTTAAATGCCCTGGCAGATATTATTGTGCATATCATAGACCAGACATACGGTCGCACGGCTGCCCAGCAGGTGGAGCGTAATTTCTCCCATGAGATCAGGAAACCCTACGAACAGCAGAGATACAGGGAAGGAGCGGTAGATCGCCATCCCGATGAATTAATTTCCCAGATCCAGTTCTGGTTAAAAACCAATGTCTCTTCCCCCCTGACCTTAAATCAGGTCGCCGCCCAGTTCGGCTTGAGTCAGCGCTCTTTTACCCGGCGCTTTAAAACGGCTACCGGCAGCAGCGCCGGGGACTACTGGCAGCAATTAAAACTGGAGACCGCCAAAGAGCTGCTATCTTCGAGTAATTTATCGATCCAGGAAATATCCTACCAGGTGGGATATCCGAACCAGGGAGATCTGACCCGGTTATTTAAAAAACATCTGGCGCTAACCCCGAAGGATTACCGCCAGATGGTACGTAAAAAACTCTTCAGCCAGGAATAAGACCAGCCCTTATAAGCCGGGGTCAGATATCATCCGGACGACCAAGATCACCTTGCTGGTAATCACAAACGCCATCGGGAAAAACCGCTTCAAGCAGTTCAATGTGTCCGCTCATATCATGCTCGCCGTAGAGACCTGCTTTTACTGCCTTTTTCACCGGCATCAACTGGCATTTGAAGACATCTCCGGCCCAGCCGCCGCCGGCCTGGATACGGCTGGTGCTGTACATGGGATATATTTGCTGACAACTGCCGCTCTGTTTTTGATTCCACTGGCCATCCCAGACATCCTGACCCCGGTGTAAAATTGCGCCGTCGGCAGCAAAACAAGCATCTTGCAACTGCTCGGGCTTGGCCTCAAGCACACCGGCAAAAGAATCCTCTTTTTTATTTAACAGCCAGCTGTCCATCATTTTAAACGCCTGCTGCAACGGGTTATGCTCTTTGTGGGAGATCCAGATCACATGATTATCCGCATGGCCATTGGCTTGCTGCATCCGAAGCCGGCTGTAGAATGACGCAGAAACATGGTGCATATCCAGATCATCCTCTAAATAATGGCGCACATCGATCACCGGCAACGCCACCTTACCGATAAAGACCTGGCCGGAGCGGTAGGCCGCCTGCATCGCCGCAAGAGAGCCGGTTCTTCTTTTCGCCGCATGCCCGTTCACTTTGGTAATATTCTGATTGCCCCATAAGGAAAGCCATAAGGGGAGTTTTTTACCAAATGGCGTGATCAGCGATTCTGCTTTCATCTCATTCTGGGGTTTCCAGCTGCCGATATGTTTATTGATATCCAAAAACTCTTCGAAGCTGATACTGTTATCAACAAAAGCCGATAAGCCGTATTGCACGCCGACATTATCCCAGGTAGTCAGACCAAAACCCTGATTATCCTTGCCTAATACGTTCGCCATATCCTGCCAGTAACTCCAGTTGACCTGTTCTACCACCCGGGGGTGGAAAAAATCGCGGATAAAGCCCTGCCTGGGATTATTAATAAAACTGGATAAACCAAAATAACCATTAATACATTCACTGTTGCCCTTAGGCAGAGAAGGAACAAAGCCCGCCATCAACTGATTAACCGGCTGCAGAAAAGCAGCCCTTTGGGGAAAATCATTGATGGCATTCATACCTTCGATCAACTGCCTTTTTTGCCAGTCATTCCAGGTCGCCTTATCCCGGCTACGGAAAGTGAAATAGTTATTTAATAAGTCACAATCTAAGGCATAAGTGGTTTGGGTGATCATATCGGGATAAGAATATAAAGGGATCAAACCATCGAGTATGTCCTGACTGTTCTGGCCTATCAGATACTGCGCCAGCCCCCCGCCCGAGCCGCCGATGCCCACGGTATAAAGGGGCTCGCCATACAAGCTGACAAATTGTTTTTTCACCCGCCGGGCGGTATCTTCTGCCAGCAGCATGTTATAGGTATAGCTGGTACGGTTACCGCTGGAGCTGATCACCGCATACCCATCCAGTAACTGCTGCAGCTGCCGGGTGATCACCCGGCGCGCCGTTTGTCGCCCCTGGCGGTAGCCTATGCCGGAGCCGCCGTTAAACTGATAGATCAAACGCTGATTCCACTTGGATGTTGCCGTGCGAGAATCCATGTCATCCAGGGATACCGGCACCACCAGGGTATAAATAAAGCGGTTAATAGTGCCCTGCTCCACCCGGAATAAATTCCCTTTGCTCATTTGGCCATGTGCCTGCCGCTCCAGCCAGTCCTGAGTGACCCGCCCAACCTTATCCCCGGCATCAACCCTGTAATAGGCCACGGATGTTGGTAAAGAACAATCTTTGCTGTAGCCGATAACCTCTTTTTTGTCCGTTATTGAGCGGTAGACAGGTACTCCCAGACCAAGCTGGTTATCCACTTCAGGCTGTCCCAGCCCGGAATCTAAGGTCATGCAATAAAAGGGATATTGCATTTTTCCGGCATATAAACTGTTAACCGGCCCGGTTTCACCGATAGCAATCGGGAAGGCAAAGGTTTCTTGCGGTCTCGGAAGCAATCGAATATGGCGCGTAACCGGCAGTTGAAAATTATCCGGCGCCACTGCCACGGCTTTTACCTGCCGATAAGCAAAAGATTTAGCCGGTTGCCAAAGTTTAATAAAGAAAAAACCAATGATACTGACTAAAAATAGAAGTGTAACCCCAAGGAAAATCGACCTTTTTTGTGTCATAACCCGCTCCTCCTGTACAGCTGTTTTTGAGCATATACACCTTTAATTCTAGTTTAAAAAAGCACAGGTTTTCGACGAGCCGATTGCAACTCATGTAAAGTATTTGGATTTAATCAGGTTATTTTTTAATTTGATAACGGGAAGAAAACAGGGAGAAATAACCGGTGCCTGAAAAACCAGCACCGGCTGATAAAGATTAAAAGTGCATGATAACCCCGGCAAACAGACCTTTAAATTCAAGATCTGCATAAAAGTCATCCAGATCATCCAACTCAAATTTCACTGCCCGGTAACCTGCGGTCAGGTTAACATCCAGGGCAAAATTCTCTGTCAGGGCGTAGCTGACCCCGACCTGATAATCGTACAAGGTATGATCATCAAAAGTTAAATAGTTGCCTTCGGCAAACAGATTCCAGTCGGTAAAAGGTAAACCGATAATTGCCGAACTATAAACCATAGGCACGATTTCAGAAACCGAGCGGCTGGCACTTTGGGTATTGCCGGTATCAGCCACCTTGACATCGCCGTCAAGATCCCTGGCGGTTAAACCAAAATCAAAGGTCAGCAGATCATTGTCAAACAACTCATAATAAAAAGTGTAATCGTTATAACTGACATCAAAGACGGCATCAACACTGGTGTTGGCGGTAAAGGTTTGATCGTTAAATTCAAAGTCGGTTGTCAGCGTAGTATTACCGTCGGTATCCAGGCTGGTATGCGCCAATTTAACATTCGGTAAAAACGGCAACGGATGCTCCACGGCAACAAAAAAGCTGCCCTGCTGCTCATCCTTTAAATTAAAATCGCTTTGGGTGGTACTTTCCCCGAACACCCCTTCGGCTTCGTTATCCCATACCTGGCCGCCGAAATAGACCCCCAATAAAGTGTCCGCCTGTACCGATGCCGATAGCAAGGTAGTAAGTGTTAACGCTATAGCTGCTTTTTTCATTTTTTATCCCTGACTTAATAATTCATTTAAATCAATTAGTGCGGCATTGGCCCGCGAAATATAATTGGCCATCACTAACGAGTGGTTGGCAAGGAAACCAAAACCGTCGCCGTTCAGGATCATTGGACTCCACACCGGTTGCTGGCTCGCTTTTAGTTCCCGGATAATTTGCTGTACGCTGACCTTGGCATTTTTCTTTTCCAGGACATCATTAAAATCGATTTCTATCGCCTGCAAAAAGTGCAATAACGCCCAGCAGGCGCCCCTGGCTTCATAAAATTCATCATCGATTTTCCACCAGCTGGTTTTCATTTGCAGACTCGAGGCCGCGCTGGTGGACTGCTGGGCGACACTGTCACCCGCCAGATCGGTGTTCATCTGCTCCCGGCCGACACTGGCACTTAACCGCTGGGAATAGCTGCCTAAACGCTTTTCCACTTCTTTAAGCCAGTCGCGCAGATTATCGGCACGGGCATAAAACTGCGCATTCTGGCTGCTAACATCGGTAAGCGCACTGCGATAGGCATATAACTCTTTGATCGCTTTCTTATATTCCCCTTCGGCACTTGGCATCGCCCAGCTGGTATGATCGATATTTAACTGCGGATGGGCACTTTTTAAATGCTGATTTTCCAGCGACTGGGACTGGGAGCGGCTAAATTCCTGACGCATCACCAGGGCCATATCCCGCACCATTTCCAGGGCGCCAAATTCCCAGGCAGGAATATTATCTAAAAACACCGACGGCGGGATGGCATCGTTGGATAAATAACCGCCGGGTTTATCAAGCATGGTTTCGATCACCCGGATCAAAGACGTGGTTGTGGTATAACCGACCACGGGGGCAACATTATCAAGGGTGGCATCCTGGGTCACCTGGGCCTTGATATCAAATTCATCCGGCTCAAAACTCCACCACACCCCGATAAAATAAAAAATAAACAACACAGCCACGACCATAGTCACGACTGTTTTTGTGGAAAAACTAACTTTCATAAACGGCTCCTAATCTCCTAATGATGGTGATGGTGATTGTCTTTCTTCTGGTGAGTGTTTTTTTTCTTTAAGCCCTGCACCGGCAGCTCAATATTGACATCCTGCCCCCCGGCAAAATGCAAGGTGACCGGCACGTTTTCCCCATGTTTTAACGGCCCGGGTAAATCGAACACCATTAAATGCAGCCCAGAGGGTTGTAAGGTCACACTTTCCTTGCCCTTGATAGTGATTGACGCCTTTTGCCTCATACGCATCATGCCGTCGGACATGGTATGCTCATGAATTTCAATACGCGGGCTGCGTGTGCTGCTGGCGCCGGTTAAGGTAAAGGCCTTGTCGCTGCTGTTGGTGATGGTCATGTAGGCCGAGGAAATTGCGGTGCCGGGAATGGTTTCCCTGACGTAGCCGCCATCAACAGCGATTGCTGCGCTTGCCGTAAAACTTAAGGCACTGAAACTGCAAACAGTTAAAAAACAACATATAAACAATGAAAAAGCCGGGTAAAATTTTTTCATCTCTCTCTATACTTCCTTATCCAGACGCATTATGGTTGTGGTGCCCGCTATTGTAACTAAGCTAAGACAAAATGGATAATTTAATTCTTACTCATGAACACCAAGGCGTTTTCACTATCACCTTGAATCGTCTTGATAAAAAAAATGCCCTTAACACGGCCATGTACCAGTCCCTGATCAAACACTTTGCTTATGCCAGCGAAAGCGATACTGTGCATTGCCTGCTGATCCAGGGGGATCAAAACTGCTTCACCGCAGGTAACGACCTGCAGGACTTTATTGAAAGCGCCGAAAGCGGTGACCTGGTGGCAATGGACTTTGTCAGGACCCTGGCCGCTTTCGACAAGCCGATTATTGCCGCCGTCGCCGGTGTTGCCGTGGGTATCGGCACCACCTTGCTGCTGCACTGCGACATGGTGGTCGCCGCCAACAACAGTCATTTTAAACTGCCCTTTACCCAGTTAGGCCTGTGTCCGGAAGCCGGCTCCAGCTTATTGCTGACCCAACGCCTCGGCCATAACCGCGCCTTTGAACTCCTGGTCTTAGGAAAGTCCTTCGAAGCGGAGCAGGCGCTGGAATATGGCCTGGTAAACCAGGTATGCCAGCCGGATGAAGTACTTTCACGGGCCGCGACCCTGGCCGCTGAAATTGCCGCCCTGCCGCAAGATGCCGTTAAAACCAGCCGGGCCCTTATTCATCAAGCCAGCCAGGCAATATTACCGGCGGTCATTGAAAATGAAGGTAAGGAGTTTGTCCGGCTGATGGCCACCGATAGCTGCAAAAACATCCTGGCCAAATTCTTCAAATAAATGTGTTATCTAACCTTAAAGCCAGATAACAACCACAAGTTATCCGGCTTTTTTCTTCACGATAAAAAAGTAAAAACCTCTCCTTAATAGGCAGGTTGGCGGCCACCGCGACTCACCAGCCAAATGGCACAGGCAATCAAAATAATCGGCCAGAACATGCCCAGCATCAACATCAGCCCACCGCCAAAAATCAACAAGATAATAAAAATAATCGAACCAAAGACACTCAATACTATGGCTAACGCCGCTATCACCAGTACCACCACAAACAGGGCAGCAAAACTTACCGCCTGAACCGGCTCAAGTAACTCATTGTCCATATAAACATCTACGTTAAACCAATCGATAACACCGGCGCCAAACACATAGGTTAAAAATAATGTGGCGATAATGGCCAGCAATAACGACTTCATAAATGACATAAAACCTCCTTCTTTAGTTCTTCGACCGCAGCTTTTACGGTTGTTATTACCTGTCCGACATCAGCAGGGCTGATACCAGGTAAGCCACGCCGGTTGCTACCGGAAAGGTGATCAGTGCTACAATTGCTGCCATCCTTACCACTAACCTGGGCAACTGATAATATTTGGCCAGGCCGGCGCAGACTCCGGATAGTTTTTTATGGTGAACATCTTTGCTCAGTGTTTTTTTAACTGAATAACTTCTCTCGTATTGCATCTCTACTCCCCTTTCCGGCACCTTCAGGAAGATTTCATCATTGAAGGCCTACCGGATTGCTTGTTCATAAAATCATTGCCAACCAAGGTTGGCGACCGGAGCCGGGTTAATAACTAACCGTTGGCCACCTGCTTTTTCAGTTGCGCCAGCTCCTGCTCTATGTTGTCGTCATTTTCCAACTCACGGAATTGGCTATTGAGATCTTTGTTTTCCATCAGATCATAAGCCTCAACTTCCGCCTCGACCCGGTCAATTTTTTGCTGGTAACGCTCAAATTTAGCTATCGCTTCATCAATATTGACCACCGCCGCCTGCTGACGCACTTTCAATCTGGCCTGGACGCTTTGTTCACGCACCACATAAGCCTGCTGGCGACGTTTGGCTTCGGTTAACTTATCCTGCAAGCGCTGACTGTCTTCCTGTACCTTGCTTAAATATTCTTCCAACGTATCCAGCTCTTCCTGAATAAGCTGCGCCTGCTCTTTGTTTTTGTTTTTTTCTGCCAGCGCTGACCGGGCCAAATCTTCCCGATCTTTACTGATCGCCAGTTCGGCTTTCTCCTGCCAATGGCAAATGCTGGTCTCTATGGTGCGCTTTTGCCGTAATAACGTTTTCTTCTCGGCAATATGTTTTGCCGCCGCTGCCCGTACCTCAACCAGAGTTTCTTCCATTTCCTGAATGATCAGCTTGATCATTTTTTCCGGATGTTCGGCTTTATCTAACATGCTGTTGATATTGGCGTTGATGATATCGGCAAATCTTGAAAACATACCCATAATGGCACTCTCCTACTCTTGTAAATAATTTTTATGTTCTTGGCTGTTTTGCTTTTTATCCGCTGTCGCTTTAATCGCTTCACCGGAAAGCAACAGGGCGCTTTCGGCTTTAAACTCGCGGATCTCCTGGCTGATAGAATGGCTCAACTGCTGTGTCAGCTCAGTTACCATCTGCTGCCCCTGGGCAACAACAAACTGGCTTACCGTCGTTTCAACCGACACCTGCTGGGCACTGGCGTTAGTCGCTAAAGCCGTTACTAAAATGCCCGCTAATACCAGTTTTTTATTCATTCGTTTATTCATAACCGAGATCCTTATAGCCTTTAAATAACCTGATAAAAGTGCTTAATCACATAAGCTTTGAACTATCTATTACAATCCACATGCCAAGTTAGAAATAAAAAATAAACAGTTGATAAATAAGGACAAATAATAAAACAAAGATTGACCGCCCAAACAAGGACATATTATGTCAAACTAAAATATAGTGATTTTAACCACTGAAGGTGTGAAATTGACCAACAAAAGAGGCAGGATAAATGAGCGTTTTCTTTAAAGGTAACTCAGGGTAAAGATCAGAAAAAGCCCGCAATAACATACGGGCCTGTTGCAGCGTTCAATCTTAATCGCAACTAGCGGGTAAATTCAGTTTTTGTCCCCATTCACTCCAGGAGCCGTCATAAACACTGACATCCCGATAGCCGCAATAATCGGCGGCAAGCGCCAGGATACAGGCGGTGATGCCGGAGCCACACGTCATTACCAGGCTATTTTTATCCCCGGTTAATGCCCGAAACATCTGCTGCAATTCATCTTTTGCTTTAAATTGCCCGTCACTGAGCAGCTCGCTATAAGGTAAGTTTACCGCCCCCGGCATATGGCCGCTGCGGACACCGGCTCTGGGCTCAGCTGCCTTGCCATAAAAGCGGGGCGCTCCCCTGGCATCCATCACGGCAACATCAGATTCCGTCAATACCTGGCTCACCTTGTGATAATCACAAAAATACCCGGCCCTGGGGTTAGCAATAAA
Protein-coding sequences here:
- a CDS encoding assimilatory sulfite reductase (NADPH) flavoprotein subunit; amino-acid sequence: MLPKQRNLSQTMLDADQLASLQQTIGSYSPLQLAWASGYLAAKSEQSSVAVLPAAQAAVSSTLTILYVSQTGNAKGVAQQLAQSAEAAGISVNLKNVADYKAKSLKSETHLLIVASTNGEGEAPDDGLEFHEFLFSKKAPKLPNLKYSVLALGDSSYEFFCQTGKDFDERLKALGATQVSARVDCDVDYDSDAKAWSTQIVETLKEELTSSDDALAPVVNLPVSNSSVSSYNKQNPYAAEFLVSQKITGRESAKDVRHIEIDLGESGLQYQPGDALGVWFENDLALVDELLQLLAFAGDEPVTFIKDDSEQTLAIREALVSVFEITQTAPSFVDFWAKTSASAQLLALAEDKNALREFAANHQLVDILKLAPAKVTPQELIDTLRKMTPRLYSIASSQAEVDEEVHLTVGLVSYERDGKTRLGGASGYLAQRLEEGAKVKVFIEHNDNFRLPESDDTPVIMIGPGTGVAPFRAFMQEREARDAGGDNWMFFGDQTFTQDFLYQVEWQNYLKSGLLTKMNVAFSRDQAEKIYVQDRLKEQAKDVFAWLERGAHLYVCGDANRMAKDVHNTLLEIIAQEGGLSTEQAEDYLKTLRVSKRYQKDVY
- a CDS encoding beta-ketoacyl synthase; the encoded protein is MTALPLIVGMGGINAAGRTSFHQGFRRIVIDKLNARARQETFVGLATLMNLVSYREGELFDQAGKAIAPADIESVFGEQILRGTLIRKIESNHFDPDATPWHQKMTLTPSEQGFSFETRKRDLPTPLPSSWQVTELDGGRVKVEIPDNLDIKHHSVRDNPIKAAGQFPTGFKPENLYNSRYQPRGLQATIFGASDAIHSTGIAWEDILEKIGADQIGVYSASVMGQVQNEGLGGMMNNRLRGDRVSTKNLALGLNTMSTDFINAYVTGNVGTTFTASGACATFLYNMRAAVQDMQAGRIRVAIVGSAEAAVTPEVVEGFGNMSALANEEGLKRLDGTDNVDHRRTSRPFGENCGFTIGEGAQFAILMDDQLALEMGAQVMGSVADVFVNADGFKKSITAPGPGNYITMAKSVALAKSILGGEALEQRSFILAHGSSTPQNRVTESLIYDRIADSFNISNWPVAAPKAFVGHTIGPASGDQLAMALGIFAHNIMPGVTTIDKVADDVYDERLNIATEHWSCPDMDVAFINSKGFGGNNATAAIFSPKVTLSMMEKRYGKEAFAGYQEKLQQVEQAQARYQQNADNGQFGLIYKFGQGQIDENDIKISEQSISVPGFKHDITLPTTNPFEDMV
- a CDS encoding GlxA family transcriptional regulator, which produces MTLMSQKQITIALPIYQHVLATSLTLPIEMLLAGEAFARRHDRNAASLNIQLVSQDNQEIASRAGIKLTPDARLQDCPTPDIVIVPSLWRNPRPVLRQQQELIQWLHDLWQQGTTLIGTGTGVCFLAQSGLLDNHPATTHWHYVEQFKRDYPAVVLKPDFFITQSERIYCAASLNALADIIVHIIDQTYGRTAAQQVERNFSHEIRKPYEQQRYREGAVDRHPDELISQIQFWLKTNVSSPLTLNQVAAQFGLSQRSFTRRFKTATGSSAGDYWQQLKLETAKELLSSSNLSIQEISYQVGYPNQGDLTRLFKKHLALTPKDYRQMVRKKLFSQE
- a CDS encoding DUF6351 family protein; its protein translation is MTQKRSIFLGVTLLFLVSIIGFFFIKLWQPAKSFAYRQVKAVAVAPDNFQLPVTRHIRLLPRPQETFAFPIAIGETGPVNSLYAGKMQYPFYCMTLDSGLGQPEVDNQLGLGVPVYRSITDKKEVIGYSKDCSLPTSVAYYRVDAGDKVGRVTQDWLERQAHGQMSKGNLFRVEQGTINRFIYTLVVPVSLDDMDSRTATSKWNQRLIYQFNGGSGIGYRQGRQTARRVITRQLQQLLDGYAVISSSGNRTSYTYNMLLAEDTARRVKKQFVSLYGEPLYTVGIGGSGGGLAQYLIGQNSQDILDGLIPLYSYPDMITQTTYALDCDLLNNYFTFRSRDKATWNDWQKRQLIEGMNAINDFPQRAAFLQPVNQLMAGFVPSLPKGNSECINGYFGLSSFINNPRQGFIRDFFHPRVVEQVNWSYWQDMANVLGKDNQGFGLTTWDNVGVQYGLSAFVDNSISFEEFLDINKHIGSWKPQNEMKAESLITPFGKKLPLWLSLWGNQNITKVNGHAAKRRTGSLAAMQAAYRSGQVFIGKVALPVIDVRHYLEDDLDMHHVSASFYSRLRMQQANGHADNHVIWISHKEHNPLQQAFKMMDSWLLNKKEDSFAGVLEAKPEQLQDACFAADGAILHRGQDVWDGQWNQKQSGSCQQIYPMYSTSRIQAGGGWAGDVFKCQLMPVKKAVKAGLYGEHDMSGHIELLEAVFPDGVCDYQQGDLGRPDDI
- a CDS encoding TIGR04219 family outer membrane beta-barrel protein; its protein translation is MKKAAIALTLTTLLSASVQADTLLGVYFGGQVWDNEAEGVFGESTTQSDFNLKDEQQGSFFVAVEHPLPFLPNVKLAHTSLDTDGNTTLTTDFEFNDQTFTANTSVDAVFDVSYNDYTFYYELFDNDLLTFDFGLTARDLDGDVKVADTGNTQSASRSVSEIVPMVYSSAIIGLPFTDWNLFAEGNYLTFDDHTLYDYQVGVSYALTENFALDVNLTAGYRAVKFELDDLDDFYADLEFKGLFAGVIMHF